The Micavibrio sp. TMED2 genome has a window encoding:
- a CDS encoding redoxin produces the protein MKHLLSAALVLATYWSSALADPPQNFVLHETPREVPEIGFADGQGREVTLEDFRGRTVLLNVWATWCPPCVEEMPTLDALQAELGGDGFEVVALSIDRAGPGAVRTFFEQTGVEHLGLYIDETGRASSKLGVLGLPATLLIDEEGRELGRLIGPAEWDEPEMVDFLRGLAARGGKRAIPAEAEQSALSE, from the coding sequence ATGAAACACCTTCTCAGCGCCGCCCTGGTCCTCGCAACATATTGGAGCAGTGCCCTGGCGGATCCGCCGCAAAACTTTGTGCTGCACGAGACGCCGCGCGAGGTGCCCGAGATCGGCTTTGCCGACGGGCAAGGGCGCGAGGTCACGCTTGAGGATTTCCGCGGCCGCACCGTGCTCCTGAATGTCTGGGCGACTTGGTGCCCGCCCTGCGTCGAGGAGATGCCGACGCTCGATGCGCTTCAGGCCGAACTCGGCGGCGACGGTTTCGAGGTGGTCGCACTCTCGATCGACCGCGCCGGGCCGGGGGCGGTGCGCACCTTCTTCGAGCAGACCGGCGTCGAACATCTTGGGCTTTACATCGACGAAACCGGCCGCGCCTCATCGAAACTTGGCGTGCTCGGGCTACCTGCTACCCTGCTGATCGATGAGGAAGGCCGTGAGCTTGGGCGCCTCATCGGCCCGGCCGAGTGGGACGAACCGGAAATGGTCGATTTCCTGCGGGGTTTGGCGGCCCGGGGC
- a CDS encoding thiol:disulfide interchange protein, which produces MTGTERTRGGSSSAQPRGWIFAIPLSVALLLGSVFYWGLSNSTDDLPSTMIGREVPEFDLPPVKGRSLGLSDGDLYGEVSLVNVFASWCVACREEHPNFMALEQSGAVPIHGLNYKDQPADAAEWLDTLGDPYTRTGADIDGRVAIDWGVYGVPETFVVGADGTIAYKHIGPVTQSDLDRKILPLVRELQAAAKEKRNPG; this is translated from the coding sequence ATGACCGGGACCGAGCGCACGCGGGGCGGGAGCTCCAGCGCGCAGCCGCGCGGCTGGATCTTCGCCATACCCCTTTCCGTAGCCCTACTGCTCGGCTCCGTCTTCTATTGGGGCCTCTCGAACAGCACCGACGACCTGCCGTCCACCATGATCGGCCGCGAAGTGCCGGAGTTCGACCTGCCGCCGGTAAAGGGGCGATCCCTGGGCCTTTCGGACGGCGACCTCTACGGCGAGGTCTCGCTGGTCAACGTCTTCGCCTCCTGGTGCGTCGCCTGCCGCGAAGAGCACCCAAATTTCATGGCTCTCGAGCAAAGCGGCGCTGTGCCGATCCACGGGCTCAACTACAAGGACCAGCCGGCGGATGCGGCGGAGTGGCTGGATACGCTCGGCGACCCCTACACCCGGACCGGGGCCGATATCGACGGCCGCGTCGCGATCGACTGGGGCGTCTACGGCGTGCCGGAGACCTTCGTCGTCGGGGCCGACGGGACCATTGCCTACAAGCATATCGGTCCGGTGACCCAGTCCGATCTCGACCGAAAAATCCTGCCGCTCGTCCGGGAGCTTCAGGCAGCTGCCAAGGAAAAAAGGAACCCCGGATGA